A window from Rhinoraja longicauda isolate Sanriku21f chromosome 26, sRhiLon1.1, whole genome shotgun sequence encodes these proteins:
- the mettl27 gene encoding methyltransferase-like protein 27 isoform X3, whose protein sequence is MAANPRTITDVQATIQSAHENCTVEDKISFYDNWSKIYEQDVKLLDYQAPLLASTCLADVMLEDRDRALVLDVACGTGLVAAQVLRLLQLLGKLQKLGFCNFHGLDGSEEMLQLAQSKSLYQSLQKCILGAGSLPLSSDIYDAVLIVGALSVGQVPYTTIRELHRVTKPGGFVCMTTRSNVSNQLYKTHLQALIEEMEQKRLWVKLFLNDVQYRGVLFSQ, encoded by the exons ATGGCAGCCAATCCAAGAACGATTACAGATGTGCAAGCAACTATTCAGTCTGCTCATGAAAACTGTACTGTTGAAGACAAAATATCATTTTATGATAACTGGTCCAAAATCTATGAGCAG GATGTGAAACTTCTGGATTATCAAGCTCCTCTCCTCGCTTCAACGTGTTTAGCAGATGTAATGCTTGAAGACCGTGATCGGGCGCTGGTTCTGGATGTCGCTTGTGGGACAGGACTAGTAGCTGCACAGGTATTGCGtcttctgcagttgctggggaag TTACAGAAACTTGGATTTTGCAACTTCCATGGACTGGATGGCAGTGAAGAAATGTTGCAATTGGCACAGTCTAAATCACTATACCAAAGTCTCCAGAAATGTATCCTGGGTGCTGGATCACTTCCACTGTCTTCAG ATATCTATGACGCTGTTTTGATTGTCGGGGCGCTAAGTGTAGGGCAGGTGCCATACACCACGATTCGTGAACTCCATCGCGTTACTAAGCCAG GAGGCTTTGTGTGTATGACCACCCGGAGCAATGTGTCAAATCAGCTTTACAAGACACATCTGCAAGCTTTGATAGAAGAAATGGAGCAAAAACGATTGTGGGTAAAG CTTTTTCTAAATGATGTTCAGTACAGAGGAGTGCTGTTTAGCCAGTAA
- the mettl27 gene encoding methyltransferase-like protein 27 isoform X2, which produces MAANPRTITDVQATIQSAHENCTVEDKISFYDNWSKIYEQDVKLLDYQAPLLASTCLADVMLEDRDRALVLDVACGTGLVAAQLQKLGFCNFHGLDGSEEMLQLAQSKSLYQSLQKCILGAGSLPLSSDIYDAVLIVGALSVGQVPYTTIRELHRVTKPGGFVCMTTRSNVSNQLYKTHLQALIEEMEQKRLWVKVTVQEIEVWEKATSVHESIGDSIYIPGTIYIYQKSWDQD; this is translated from the exons ATGGCAGCCAATCCAAGAACGATTACAGATGTGCAAGCAACTATTCAGTCTGCTCATGAAAACTGTACTGTTGAAGACAAAATATCATTTTATGATAACTGGTCCAAAATCTATGAGCAG GATGTGAAACTTCTGGATTATCAAGCTCCTCTCCTCGCTTCAACGTGTTTAGCAGATGTAATGCTTGAAGACCGTGATCGGGCGCTGGTTCTGGATGTCGCTTGTGGGACAGGACTAGTAGCTGCACAG TTACAGAAACTTGGATTTTGCAACTTCCATGGACTGGATGGCAGTGAAGAAATGTTGCAATTGGCACAGTCTAAATCACTATACCAAAGTCTCCAGAAATGTATCCTGGGTGCTGGATCACTTCCACTGTCTTCAG ATATCTATGACGCTGTTTTGATTGTCGGGGCGCTAAGTGTAGGGCAGGTGCCATACACCACGATTCGTGAACTCCATCGCGTTACTAAGCCAG GAGGCTTTGTGTGTATGACCACCCGGAGCAATGTGTCAAATCAGCTTTACAAGACACATCTGCAAGCTTTGATAGAAGAAATGGAGCAAAAACGATTGTGGGTAAAGGTAACAGTACAAGAAATAGAAGTTTGGGAAAAGGCAACCTCTGTACACGAATCTATAGGAGATTCTATCTACATCCCTGGGACAATCTATATCTACCAAAAATCATGGGATCAagattaa
- the mettl27 gene encoding methyltransferase-like protein 27 isoform X1 yields the protein MAANPRTITDVQATIQSAHENCTVEDKISFYDNWSKIYEQDVKLLDYQAPLLASTCLADVMLEDRDRALVLDVACGTGLVAAQVLRLLQLLGKLQKLGFCNFHGLDGSEEMLQLAQSKSLYQSLQKCILGAGSLPLSSDIYDAVLIVGALSVGQVPYTTIRELHRVTKPGGFVCMTTRSNVSNQLYKTHLQALIEEMEQKRLWVKVTVQEIEVWEKATSVHESIGDSIYIPGTIYIYQKSWDQD from the exons ATGGCAGCCAATCCAAGAACGATTACAGATGTGCAAGCAACTATTCAGTCTGCTCATGAAAACTGTACTGTTGAAGACAAAATATCATTTTATGATAACTGGTCCAAAATCTATGAGCAG GATGTGAAACTTCTGGATTATCAAGCTCCTCTCCTCGCTTCAACGTGTTTAGCAGATGTAATGCTTGAAGACCGTGATCGGGCGCTGGTTCTGGATGTCGCTTGTGGGACAGGACTAGTAGCTGCACAGGTATTGCGtcttctgcagttgctggggaag TTACAGAAACTTGGATTTTGCAACTTCCATGGACTGGATGGCAGTGAAGAAATGTTGCAATTGGCACAGTCTAAATCACTATACCAAAGTCTCCAGAAATGTATCCTGGGTGCTGGATCACTTCCACTGTCTTCAG ATATCTATGACGCTGTTTTGATTGTCGGGGCGCTAAGTGTAGGGCAGGTGCCATACACCACGATTCGTGAACTCCATCGCGTTACTAAGCCAG GAGGCTTTGTGTGTATGACCACCCGGAGCAATGTGTCAAATCAGCTTTACAAGACACATCTGCAAGCTTTGATAGAAGAAATGGAGCAAAAACGATTGTGGGTAAAGGTAACAGTACAAGAAATAGAAGTTTGGGAAAAGGCAACCTCTGTACACGAATCTATAGGAGATTCTATCTACATCCCTGGGACAATCTATATCTACCAAAAATCATGGGATCAagattaa
- the mettl27 gene encoding methyltransferase-like protein 27 isoform X4 — translation MAANPRTITDVQATIQSAHENCTVEDKISFYDNWSKIYEQDVKLLDYQAPLLASTCLADVMLEDRDRALVLDVACGTGLVAAQVLRLLQLLGKLQKLGFCNFHGLDGSEEMLQLAQSKSLYQSLQKCILGAGSLPLSSGGFVCMTTRSNVSNQLYKTHLQALIEEMEQKRLWVKVTVQEIEVWEKATSVHESIGDSIYIPGTIYIYQKSWDQD, via the exons ATGGCAGCCAATCCAAGAACGATTACAGATGTGCAAGCAACTATTCAGTCTGCTCATGAAAACTGTACTGTTGAAGACAAAATATCATTTTATGATAACTGGTCCAAAATCTATGAGCAG GATGTGAAACTTCTGGATTATCAAGCTCCTCTCCTCGCTTCAACGTGTTTAGCAGATGTAATGCTTGAAGACCGTGATCGGGCGCTGGTTCTGGATGTCGCTTGTGGGACAGGACTAGTAGCTGCACAGGTATTGCGtcttctgcagttgctggggaag TTACAGAAACTTGGATTTTGCAACTTCCATGGACTGGATGGCAGTGAAGAAATGTTGCAATTGGCACAGTCTAAATCACTATACCAAAGTCTCCAGAAATGTATCCTGGGTGCTGGATCACTTCCACTGTCTTCAG GAGGCTTTGTGTGTATGACCACCCGGAGCAATGTGTCAAATCAGCTTTACAAGACACATCTGCAAGCTTTGATAGAAGAAATGGAGCAAAAACGATTGTGGGTAAAGGTAACAGTACAAGAAATAGAAGTTTGGGAAAAGGCAACCTCTGTACACGAATCTATAGGAGATTCTATCTACATCCCTGGGACAATCTATATCTACCAAAAATCATGGGATCAagattaa